The Anaerolineae bacterium genomic sequence CTCTTCGGCCTCATGACCGGGAAGAGACACCAGATGCAGAACCTCCTTGAGCACACCGAGGAACTGGTTCACCCCTGGCTCCGTCAATCGCGCATCGCTCTGGTACCTGGCGCCACCACGCCCCTCTTGGAGGGAGTCCTGGACGGCCTCAATTCGGCTCTCCGTTCCCTGGGGCAGTTGGTGCAGTCACAACCGAGCCCGGACACGGACGCCATCATCACCACCGCCCCCTTCGGCGAGCCTCTCCCGTGGCGTCGAGCCCTGATCTTCTCTGCTCGCAGCCGGTACCGGCTCAACCGCCAGCCCACCATCTTCACCTTCCTCCACGCTCGCCCCGATGAGTTCAGGCGCCTCCTCGACCGAATGGCGCACTACATTGCCCAACCCGCCCCTCGGCGCGAACTGTGCGACTACCCCGGCCTCGCCCCTCAGGGACATGAGGTCTTGTTCGAGCAGGGCCGCCGCGGCGGCCCGATGCTATCGCTCCTGCGCCTGGTGCAGGCGCAGGCCAAGTGCATACGCATCGTCCTCGTCGTAGGCGACCGTCGGCCGGAGGCCGCCTATCACTTCGACCTGGCCGGAGCTCACCCGCGCAGCCCGGCCGACGACCTGGAGGCCTTCCACCGTGACATAGGCTTGCGCATCGTTACCGCCCTCAGCACCCGCGAGGTGACCAACCACGAGGTAGTCGGGCCGCCCATACCCGCTTCTCTCTGGCAGTCGCTCGACACGCCCCAAGCCATGCTGAAGGCAGGCCGGGAGTTAGGTAAGCGCAACTTCTTCACCCGCATGCTGGTCATATCCGAACTGGTGCACCTGCCCGCCCTCAACGACGCCGTGGCCAGTCAGTACAGCGAGGGGTGCTTTTCCACCTGGGACCCGCAGCTGCAAGCTCTGATCGCTACCATAACCGGCAGCGCCCGCCCGGTGGATAAGGGCGCCATCTCAACTGAAGACCTGGCCGTCATCGTGGGAGTCCGCCCGCAGGGGGTGGGTGCTCTGGTGCGCCACGTCGAAGGCAAGGCCAACCATCCTCCCTCGTCCGAGTCCCTGGAGATGATTGACCTGGACGAGCCCTTGCCCCGAATCACGCTAGGCCCGGAGTGGGGCGTGACCGCGCCTGTGCCAGTGGCCCGGTCCAAGCTTCATGGCCACCGCAGCGTCGGCGCCTACGACCCCTCCGTGGCCGAGTATGCTCCCCTGGACGAGGCTTTCCATCGCTATCCCGTGGGCTGCGCCACCGACGCTCAGGCTCAGGCCATCAAGACCGCCTTCAGCCGGGCCCAGGCCCTGCAGGACCCGGAGGACCCGCGCCAGATCGTCTTCACCATCCTGCCGGGACATGGCACCTTGCTGGTGGAGAAGTGGGTGGCCGGCAAGGAGCCGTTCCAGGTGCTCCTGGAAGCGATGGACCAGGGGCGAATCCGAATCGCCTCCCGAGTCCCCCAAGGTCGCCTGGAGTTCGTGCCCGGCCCCGAGGGACTGCTTACCGTCCAGCCCGAGGACTGAGACCCTCAGCGACGAGCGAAGGCCGGGGACGCGGTCTCTCGGGGTCGCGCCCCCGGCCCGGCAGCCCGCTACGGGGGTGTTCAGCCTCCTCTCGCCGGCACTCCGCGGCGCTCCCGCGCCGGGAACCGCGTCACTACCGTGGCGTCGATGGGCAGGACCACTGAGTCACCCTGGGCTAGGTCGGCGGGCGCCTTGGCCGCGCCCCGGGCGGCGCCGGGGAAGATGGCCAGCGGTGTACCCACTGTGGCATAGCGCCGGTCCACCAGGGCCATACCGACCTGCGTCCCTCCCACCAGGGCGGCGCTAGTGACCCGACCGATGTACATCCCTCTGCGGTTGACCACCGGCTCCCCCTGATCGCCTCCCCGGAGGGCCCGCTGACCGGGCTCATCCACCTGGAAACGCACCAGCTGGCGCGTGCTGGCGGCAGCCCGCGCCATCACCGGCTCTCGGCCAATGTAGAAGGGCTTGTGCGCCTTGAGGTAGGCTGCGAAGCCCGCCTCCTGGGGCAGTATCCCCAGGGGGCCGTTCAGCTCGTGTCCGTAGAGCGGCAGCCCGGCCTCGATGCGCGTACTGTCGCGAGCCGCCAGACCGCACGGCTTCACCTCGAACTGCTCTCCCTTGTCCAGCAGTTGGTTCCACAGCCGCACCGCGTCCTCGGGATGGACGAAGATCTCGTAGGCGATGTCTTCTCCGGTGTACCCCGTGCGGGCGACGATCAGGTCCATGCCCGCCAGGGTCACCCGAATCAGGTCCGTTCGGCGTACGCGTGCCAGCGCATCTCGCAGTCGTTGGTCCTCAGTGAGAGCCTGCAACGTAGCTAGTGAGGCCGGCCCCTGGAGAGCGATATCTACCCGCCCATCGGCGCCCGCGGCCGGGTCTTTGAGGTCTCGCAGTACGGCCCGGCCCTCCACCTCAGCGGCGGGATTTCGCCGGTCTATCAGCACTCGGCCCTCGTTGACTGCGTTCAGCCAGGCCCAATCCTTCTCGGCGTTGGCAGCGTTCACCACCATCAGGTAGCGGCCCCGCTCCAGACAGTAGAGCATGATGTCGTCTATGACGTTCCCGTCCGGATCGAGCAGGTAGGAGTAGTGAGACTGCCCCGGCTGGAGCCAGCCGGCGTAGTTGCTGCCCACCACATCCAGGAAGGCCGTCGCGTAAGGGCCGCTGACCTCGAAAATGCCCATGTGCGAGACGTCGAAGAGGCCGGCGGCCTCCCGCACGGCTCGATGCTCCTCGCCCACGCTGGTATACCAGACCGGCATATCCCACCCAGCGAAGGGGATCATCTTTCCTCCAAGCCGGCGGTGCTCCTGGTACAGCACCGTCCTGCGCGGCTCTCTCCCCTCCGACGGCTGCCAGGAGAACTCGGGCTTGTCCCCCTCGGGCAGCACCGGGCGCAGCGCCGCCTGCCCCACGAAGTAGGGCTTGGTGAGAGCGAAAAGGCCCTGGTGCCCTTCGCGGTAGAGCGCCAAGGCATCGGTTGCGGCCGGCACCGCTTTGGCTAGCGAGACAGTGCGCAGACTCGCGACCGCAGCAGCAATCTCCCCTTCGCCGGTCTGCGCCTCAACCTGCACCACCGTGACCGGCCCCTCTACCTTTCGCTGCATGTCCTCCCGGTCGAAGACGGTATACCCGTCCGAGAGGCCCTCCAGCCAGAACTTCACCTTGGCGCACCGCTCCGCGGAGACCGCCATCAGATACCGGTCCCGCCCCCGTGAATCGGGGCCCAGGAAGCAGAGATACACATCGTCCACCACCCGACCGTCGGCGTCGAGAAGCAGCGTCCGCTCCCACTGCCCCTGGGCCAAGCAAGAGACCGAGCCGGTGCAGGCCTCGCGCAGGAAGGACCGTGCCCGACGCCCCTGGACGAGCAAGAGCTGCCGGCCTTCGGGGGCGAGCCCGTCCCCTGAGGAGCACTGAGAAGACCCTGCGAGCACAGGCACATCGGTGAGAGCACGGCCTGCCAACTCAGCTACGTCGCGGCGAACCTCCTGGAGGACGTCCGCCTCGATCTTGCCCCGCGGCAGCTCGCAGGTCATGCCCGCGTAACAGAAGGGGTGGATGTTGGTCAGCACCCGGGCGATGCAATCCGCCACCCGGTCCATCTCCTCCGGTCCCATGCCGCGCTGCGTCAGCCAAGGGGTGCCCAGGCGCACTCCGCTTCCCAGCGCGGTGACGTTGTCGCCCGGGATGGTGTTCTTGTTGGCCACCAGCCCAGCCAGCTCCAGGATGCGCACGGCCGTCTCACCCCGGAGGGGCAAGCCGTCAGGCGTTTCGACCTGGCGCAAATCCACTAGGAGCAGGTGGGTGTTGGTGCCTCCGTAGGCCAGCACCAACCCGCGCTTCTCCAGCGAGCTCGCCAGCGCTCGGGCGTTCTCGGTGATGCGGAACATAAGCCGACGGAAAGGCTCGGTCTGGGCTATGTGGAAGGCCACCGCCATGGCGGCGAACTTGTTGGGGTGAGGACCGCCCTGGATGCCAGGGAACACTGCTGCGTTGATGCGCCGGCTGAGGTCGCGGTCGGCAGTGAGAATGACCGCTCCTCGAGGGCCACACAGCGTCTTGTGAGTGGTGAAAGTGATGACATCGGCATAGCCCACGGGGCTAGGATAGGCACCGGCGACGGCCATCCCCGCCGGATGGGCGATGTCGGCCATGAGGAAGGCACCACAGGCGTCGGCGATCTCGCGGAAGCGGACCCAGTCCGGGGCCCAGGGATAGGAGGTGAAGCCGGCCACAATCACGCTAGGCCGAGCCTCTATGGCCTGCTCCCGGATGCGGTCGTAGTCCAGCTGGCCGTCGTCTCCCACTCCGTAGGAGACGACCTTGTACCGGCGCCCAGAGATGTTGAACTGGCTACCGTGGGTGAGGTGGCCGCCCATGTACAGGTCCATGCCCATGAGGGTATCACCCGGGTCCATCAGGGCGTCGTAGACTGCCAAGTTAGCGACCGCACCCGAGAGGGGCTGCACGTTGGCGTACAGGTTCTGGGAGGGCACCAGGTCGTTGGCGAAAGCGTCGGCGCAGCGCCGCTGGGCTAACGACTCTAGGATGTCCACATACTCGGCACCCTTGTAGAAGCGACCGTCGCTGTAGCGCCGGTAGTAGGCCAGCTGGTGCTCCACATCCAGCAGGAGCTCCTCGTCATCCTGCATCATCCGTAACGCCGGATAGCCCTCAGCGTAGATGTTGTTGAACACGCTCCCCAAGGCCTCTCGCACCGCCAGCGGCGCCATGCTCTCCGAGGGTATGAGGATCAGACGGCCCGCCTGTCGCTCTTCTTCCATCCCAATCAGGCGCCTGATGGCCGGGTCGGTCTCCTTCAGCCCCGCCCCCAGAAACGTATCCCAGTACTCCGACATGTCTCACTCCTGACCAGACTGACGCGCAGGCAGGCGGCAAGCGACTCGGGTCACATGCCGGCCTCCGCCGATCGTCTGTTGTGCTCGATCCCTACTTGATGTCTGCCGGTCCGCCCACGGCGATGGGCACGTGTACGATGGTGGGCACGTCCGCCGCCAGGCCCCGTTCGATAGCAGGCCCGATCTCGTCCGGACTCTCGGCGCGGATGCCCAGGCAGCCGAAAGACTCGGCCATCTTCACGTAGTCTATCTGGCCCATGCGGCTACAGACCACTCCCTGCTCGCCGTAAGCCTCGCACTGCCCACTAACTACGATACCCCAGGCGCAGTCGTCGGCCAGCACCACCACGAAGGGCAGCCCTTGCGCCGAGGCTCGCTCCAGGTCGCCCAGAGTGAAGGTGAAGGAGCCATCTCCCGAGAGCAGGATGATCTTGCGGTCCGGGTACGCCAGCCGAGCGGCCATGCCTCCCGCGATACCCCACCCAATGACCCCGCTGGCGCCGCAGGTGAGCCAGTGACTGGGGTACTGACGGGCCGCCAGGACCATGTGGGCCCACTGTCCGATGTTGCCGCCGTCTATCAGGAATACCGTCTGCTCATCGAGGAAAGGCCTCAGGGCGTCCACCATGTGGCGGCCGGTCATGGGCGGCGAGGGCGGTGCGGGCTCCTCGAGCCAGGCCCGCCGGAACTCCCGGTCCCGGCGCCGCGTCTCCTCCAGCCAGGGTCGGAAAGCCCGCGTCATTCCCTGGCGCTCAACCTCCTCTGCCAGCTGCCGCAGCACGGTCCCCGGGTCGCCCAGGATGGCCAGGTCGGGCTCGACTCCCTGGCGCAGCTGATCCCCGTCTGCAGTAATGCGGATCACCCGGGTCTCGCGGTCGAAGGCGGGCGGGAGGCCGTAGCCCACCCGGTAGTCCACCTGTGCTCCCACCAGCAGGATGAGGTCAGCGTCCGGAAGGATCGAAGCGCTGCCGCTAGCCGCCCCAATCACCCCCAGGAACCAGTCCTGCGGCCGGTCCACCACGCCCCGGTCCCAGATCGGGGTGACCACGGGGAGCGCCAGGGCCGAGGCCAGAGCCGCCAGCGCCGGGCCACCCTGGACGTAGAAGAGGCCAGAGCCCGCCACCAGGACCGGCCTCTCGGAAGCTGCCAGCAGTCGGGCTGCATCTCGGACGAGATCCTCGTCTCCCGGCGACACGGCGGTGGCCAGCGCCTGGGGCTGGCGCACCCACCGCACCTGCTCCGCAGGCACCTCGGCCTCCAGAACGTCCAGGGGCACAGTAAGGTGTACCGGGCCCGGCCGGGGCGCGATGGCCCGCCCGACAGCCTCGCGCACGTACACCGGTATGTTCTCCGCCCGTTCCACCACCCGGGCGTACTTGGTGATGGACCGCACCAGCGGCAGGTGATCCATTTCCTGGAAGACGCCCATGTCCCAATGCTGGCGCGAGCTGGTGCCGCTGAGCAGCAGCATGGGCCCGCCGTCGAAGTGAGCGTTGAGCACGCCGATCAGGGCGTTGGTGTGGCCCACAGCGCTGCTCACAGCGCACACCCCCAGCCGGCGGGTCAGGCGTCCGGTCACGTCGGCTATGTAGGAAGCGGTCTGCTCGTTCCGCGTATCGGTGAGAGTCATGCCAGCCATGCTGGCCTGATGCAAAATGGGGTTCAGCCCGTTTGCCGCAGAGGACCGACATCCGGTCCACCCCGGCGTCCCCCAGGCACCTGATGAGTATCTCCGCTCCAGTCATATCGCTCCCCTTGTCCTCTCCGCTCGCTTGCCCCGACGGGGCGGGGTCCGGAAAAGCGCAACCTCCGCAGCCGGCGATTATAGCACCCCCTCTCGCCCCCTGTCGCCCCGAGGGCACATCTCAGAATGGGGCAAGCGTGGGACACAGATAGCCCGCAGTCCCGATGCGTAGGGGCGAACCTTGTGTTCGGCCTCGGCCCGCAGAGGAGGCTCACTCCTCGTCGCCCTGGCTCCGCGTCTGCGGACGCAGACTCTTCCAGTGAGGCCTGGCCACCAGGGCTCGCCCTCACTGCCGGCGTGTGCCTTGATTGCCATGCACCAGTCCAGCCGGTACTTCTTTCCGATTCAGGCCGGAGCCACTGCAGCCGATAGAGGACAACGGGAACGGTCACTGCCACAGAGGTGGCACTGTGCTCATCACGCTTATGGAGGCATCGCGACGCTTCGGAATCTCGCCCTGGCAGCTCGGCCGCCTGGTCATGGCCGACATTCTGCCGGTGGTGAGCGTGGACGGCTTTCTCATGGCCGAGGAGGACGACGTCCGCCGCTGTCTAGAAGCGCTGGGTCACACAGGCCGCCCCACGAAAGCGCCCGCCAATCCCCGCCCTTCCGGCCCCAGGAGGCCCCGTGGCCGCGCCGACTGAGCCCCTCCGCGCGGCTGGGCCCGGCTGAGACGGAGTAGAGTCATCTCCCGTCATCCCGCCTCTGCCGCAGTAGGTGCAACTCCCGCACCCTGGTACAATGAGTGCGCGGAACCACTACGGGCCTGGGCCACGTCTAGATGATGGACCGAGGCATTCTGGCGCCTGAGTCGAGCGCGAAAGGCATGGAGGAGGCAGCGGTGCGAAGACTGAGAGTAGTCGCGGTGCTGGCGGCGCTAGTGGTGGTGCCGCTTTTGGCCTGCAGCCCGGCCGAGCTGCTGGGCCGGAGCGATCTGGGTCGGTACGTCGCCGCCATGAGAGCTCCCCTGGCTGAGTTCACCACCTGGGCCCAGGACGTGCTCGCCTTCTACGGCGACGTGCTCCGGCTGCGGGAGATAGACGGCATCTGCTCCACCGGCAGGCTGAACGATCTGATCGCTCGGGGCGAAGGAAGCATCGGGCGGCTACGGGCGGTGCCGCCTCCGTCTGCCGTCTCCTCGCTCCACGACGCCGTAGCCGACGGTGGCGACAAGACTCTGGCGAACCTGCGCCAAGTACGGGAGTTGCTCTGCGAGCGACGGGATCTCGCACGAGCGCAAGAGGCTGTGGAGCAGGCTCAGAGCGCCCTGCGCGACCTGTCTTCCCTCCTCGAGTCGCTCCGGGAACGACTGCCCGACCTCTGAACGCGCTCTCCCGGAGCTGGCCGCGAGCGACACTCCCCATCGCTGTGGGCCGCCTTACGGAGACGGCGAAGGTCGTATCCTGCTATGGCGCATTGCCGCGGTCGGCCGCCGTCAGCGCGAGCTAACTGAGCTCACCGGGAACCGGAGGTCCACATGGACGAAGTTGCCGCCGCGCGTTCGATGGTCTTGATCGTCGCCGCGCTCATCATCATCCTGGCCCTGATCTGCAGCTGTACCTGTGTCACCGTGACCTTCATACTGAGCCTGGCCGCCACCTGACCGGCAGCCACACTCCTGGCGGTAGGATAGGGCTTTGCCCTCGGAACTCGTCGCTCTGCCCCACCGATCCGATCGAGGCCTTCCTTCGCCGGCACCCGTTCCTCCGGCTCTACGGCCTGGATGACGGTGAACCGGGTGGAGAGCCTGGAACCGCTACTGCCCGGCGCTCTATCCTCGCTCTATCTCATATCCCAGCCTTTCCCATGCCGGGAATCCCCCTTGCAAGGCCTTCGCATCGTATCCGCTCTCACGGAGCAGGTCCGCGGCCCTCTCGCTGCTGGAGCGGCCGGGATGGCGGAAGCCTCAATAGGTGACCACAGGCCGATCCCGCGGGATCTCCTCCAGGCGCGATGGCAGCCGATCCCGGGGGATGTGGATCGCACTCCGGATGTGCCCGTTTCGGTACGACTCCGCCGGTCGCACGTCCACCACGGTGATGTCCTCGCCCTGGTCGAGCCGGCGCCGCAACTCCTCGGGGGTGATGAGCGTCTCCACATATCCTCCTTGACCAACGAGATGTCACAGACGATGACAACGACACCGGTAGGCAGCGTATCCCTCGCCCTAGCCCCAGTCAAGCCTGCCCCAGGGTGGCCGGCGCTTCTGCCTCCCTAGCGCGGACCCTGCCCCATAGAGGCTGGATCTGTACCTGCCCTGGGCGGACACAGTGATCCGACCCTACCCCGCGCCGTCCTCGCCGGCATCCAGACGCTGCGTCTCCCGGGCCACTCAGCCCTGCAGCCGCCCTTGTGCGAAGCCGCCTTTGGCCCATAATGGGGCCACCGTTACCCCACCGGCCCGTGGTCCGGCAGGAGCAGAGCTTGACCCGACGAGAGCGAGTGCTGGCCGCCATCGAGCGTCGGCCTTTGGACCGGTTGCCCACCGACATGTGGGCCACACCTGAGGTCTCCGCCCGCCTGCAGCGGCTGTTCGGCTGCGCCGACATGATGGGCGTCTGGGACTGCCTGGACGTGGACGGCATCGTGAGCATCGGCCCGGAGTACGTAGGGCCGCCACTGCCGGACCTGGGCCCGGACCGGCGCGTGGACGAATGGGGCATGGAGTATCGCCGGCAAGACTACTTGACCGGCGCCTACTGGGAGCAGGTCGGCTACCCCCTCGCCCAGGCCCAAACCATCGCCGACGTGGACGCCTACCCCTGGCCGAGCCCGGACTGGTACGACTACTCGGTCATGCCCGACCTACCCCAGGCCCGAAGCCATCGCGCCGTCCAGTACGGCTACACCGCCATCTTCTTCTGGCACAACAAGCTCCGCGGCCTGGAGCAGTCGCTCACCGACCCCATCCTCCACCCGGAGTTCACCCGTCATCTGCTCCGGCGCATCACCGACACCTTCATGGCCCTCTACGAGCCCGGCTTCCAGGCCGCCCGTGGCCGGGTGGATGTCACCCAGGTGACCGATGACTTCGGCAGCCAGAGCGGGCTACTCATCAGCCACAGCCTGTTCACCGACTTCTACCGCCCCGAGATGGAGAGAGCCATTGCCATGGCCAGGTCCTACTCCCTCAAGGTGTTCCACCACGACGACGGCGCCATGCGGGAGATCATCCCCGACCTGATCGAGATGGGGATCGACGTCCTCAACCCCATACAGTGGCGCTGCCCCGGGATGGAGCAAGAGGGCCTGGCCCGCGACTTCGGCGACCGGCTGTGCTTCCACGGCGGCGTAGACAACCAGCAGACGCTCCCCTTCGGCAGCCCCGATGACGTGTGGGCTGAAGTGGAGCACAACCTGAAGACTCTGGGGGCGAACGGAACCGGCTACGTCGTCGCCCCGTGCCACAACATCCAGCCCAACACCCCCACCGAGAACATCCTGGCGCTCTACCAGGCGGCCCGGGCCATGGACAAGGTCCGCCCGACACAACCAGCAGCACCTTAGGAGGGAACCGTTGAGTAGCGAAGGCGTGCAGGTCACCTGGCCTTGGAGCGGCGACATCCTCAACCGGCACGACGGCGTGCAGACGCCCAAGGGCCTGCGCATCACTGTGCGCGGCACCACCCCAGCCGACACCGCCCTGTCCGTCACCTGCAACGGCCGCCCCGCCCATGAGGTCAGGAGGCGCGGCGCTCGGTTCGAGGCGGACGTCCTCCTGCACGACCACCGCTGCGACCTGACGGTACGGGCCGGAGAGGCGAGCGCGGTGGTACCTGTTCTGTGGGATCGCGACTCATTTCCCCGCTACCGGTTCTCCATAGACGACAACATCCTCTTCCTCAAGGACCTGGCCCAAGGGGACTATCCCTCTCTCTTCGACCACTGGTACTTGGCCTTCTGGCGCTCCATTCACCAGCGCTTCGGCACTAAGGTCCACGTCAACATCTACTACCAGACCGACCCCAGCGTCTGGGATGGTGAGACCTTCCGGCTTCCCCAGATGCCCGATCGGTTCATGGGCGAGTGGCAGGACAACGCCGACTGGCTGCGCCTCACCTTCCACGCCCGGCAGAACAAGCCCGACCGCCCCTACAAGGACGCCGGCTACGACGAGCTGGCCCGCGACTACGACATGGTGACCGAGCAGATCCGGCGGTTCGCCGGCGACGAGCTGACCAGCACCTTCACCACCGTCCACTGGGCCGAGGCTACCAGGGATGGCGTGCGCGCTCTCAGAGACCGGGGCGTCAAGGGGCTGATCGGCCTCTTCGATCGGCGTCACGGACGCACTCCTTACACCCGCTACTACCTGAGCGAAGAGCTGGCCGACCACGTTGCCGCCCGAGACTACTGGTGGGACCCAGACATGGACATGCTGTACGTCTCCTGCGACATGGTGGTCAACTCCTACGCCCTCGACGAAGTCCTGCCCCGGCTGGAGGCGGTGAGCTCGAGCCCACACACGTCCGAGGTGATCGAGCTCCTCATCCACGAGCAGTACTTTCGCCGGGAGCTGTCCATCTACCAGCCCGACGCACAGTACAAGGTGGTGCGGGCGGTGGAGTGGGTGAGCGAGCGGGGGTACAGGCCCGTGTTCTGGAGCGAAGGCTTCATCGGGGCGTGAGCGCTAGACCCATGCTGCCCTGTGCCTCTTTGCGCCAGACTCCCCAGTCTCACTGGACGTGGACAGGTCTCACGCAAAGACGCCAAGACGCGAAGAACAACTCCTCTTCGTCGGCGACTTGGCTTGAGGTCCATTCGGTCCTATCACGACACACCCTAGGAGGGATGCAGTGCAGGATTCCGTCACTTCGAACACAGAAAGCGTCACTTTCGACCGCACCATACCCACGGGCTTCCCGCCCATAAGCAAGGAGCATCCGGTGCCCGGCGAGCCCTCCCTGGGCTCGTGGTACACCGAGGAGGAAGTCGAGGCCCTGCTCCGCGTGATGCGGCGCTCCATGGACTGGCGGGTAGGCTTCCACCCCAGCCCAGAGGTGCCTCAGTTCGAGCAGGAGTTCGCCCGCTACTGCGGCGCCGAGTACGCCTTTGCCTGCACCTCCGCCGGTACTGCCCTCGACATGGCCATGATGGCTCTAGACCTCGAACCAGGAGACGAGGTCATTTGCCCAGTGGCCACCTACCCCGGCACTCAGACGGCCGTGATCGGCCAGGGCGGCACCCTGGTGCTGGGCGAGCTCAACCCGGTCACCTACAACCTCGACCCAGAAGACGTGGAACGCCGCATCACCAAGCGCACCCGCGCCATCCTGGTGGTCCACGATCACGGGCTCTCGGCGCCCATTGACGAGCTGGAAGAGGTCGCCCGCCGCCATCCCCACCCCAAGTACGGCCCGGCCAAGGTCATCGGCGACGCCGCTCGGGCCTGTGGCGCCGGCTACAAGGGCACCAAGGTGGGCAAGAAGGGCTGGATGACTCTCTTCAGCTTCCACACCCAGAAGCTGCTCGTCACCCTGGGCGAAGGGGGCATGGTCACCACCGATGACCCCGAGGCCTACGAGCGCATCCGGGCCCTGGGTAACTGGGGGAGCGAGAAGTACTGGGGCACCAACTACCGCATGTCCAAGCTGCAGGCCACCGTGGGCATGGTGCAACTCCGGCGGCTGGACTACATGATCGAGCGGCGTCGCGATCGGGCGCACCGACTGCTAGCCTTGCTGCGGGAGCGGGTACCCGAGATCGTGCTACCCACCGAGCCCGAGGGCTACTACCATACCTGGTACCTCATGACCTGCCTAGTGCCCAAGGAGTTCGCCGGAGCTAAGCGCGACGCCCTGCTCAAATGGATGCCGGAGAATACCGGCGTGGGTCTAGTGGTGGGCAACCAGCCCACCTACCGCTACCGGGGCCGCATCCTCCACCACATGGGCTTCAAAGACGAGGACTACCCAGTGAGCGCCGACATCGGTGACCGTATGTTCGCCCCGCCTATGCACCCCCTGCTCACCGACGCCGACCTGGAGCACATCGCCGACTCCCTGCGCGCCGGCATGGACTACCTCGCCAGAAGCAGCTAGGGACGCACGACCCGTGACCCGTGACGTTCCCGCTCGTCACGGGTCACCCCTCACTATAGTACCGGCGCGACTCGGGTTCGCGACCCCGGACCACGCGCTTGCCCTCCAGCCTCCCACCAGTGGCCGTCACCACGGTGGCTTGGCCCTCCCGGCCTTCCCGCTCGTAGTAGATGACCACCCAGTCTCGCGTCTTGCCCAGCTCGTGCGCTCGGGCAGTGTTGGAGTACAGGGCGCTGAAGGACCATCCATCCTTTTCCGTCTCTAGGACAGGCAACCACGCCTCGCCCTCCGGGTTGAACCGGCGAGGGGCGATCTTCCGCAGTT encodes the following:
- a CDS encoding thiamine pyrophosphate-binding protein, giving the protein MAGMTLTDTRNEQTASYIADVTGRLTRRLGVCAVSSAVGHTNALIGVLNAHFDGGPMLLLSGTSSRQHWDMGVFQEMDHLPLVRSITKYARVVERAENIPVYVREAVGRAIAPRPGPVHLTVPLDVLEAEVPAEQVRWVRQPQALATAVSPGDEDLVRDAARLLAASERPVLVAGSGLFYVQGGPALAALASALALPVVTPIWDRGVVDRPQDWFLGVIGAASGSASILPDADLILLVGAQVDYRVGYGLPPAFDRETRVIRITADGDQLRQGVEPDLAILGDPGTVLRQLAEEVERQGMTRAFRPWLEETRRRDREFRRAWLEEPAPPSPPMTGRHMVDALRPFLDEQTVFLIDGGNIGQWAHMVLAARQYPSHWLTCGASGVIGWGIAGGMAARLAYPDRKIILLSGDGSFTFTLGDLERASAQGLPFVVVLADDCAWGIVVSGQCEAYGEQGVVCSRMGQIDYVKMAESFGCLGIRAESPDEIGPAIERGLAADVPTIVHVPIAVGGPADIK
- a CDS encoding uroporphyrinogen-III decarboxylase-like protein codes for the protein MTRRERVLAAIERRPLDRLPTDMWATPEVSARLQRLFGCADMMGVWDCLDVDGIVSIGPEYVGPPLPDLGPDRRVDEWGMEYRRQDYLTGAYWEQVGYPLAQAQTIADVDAYPWPSPDWYDYSVMPDLPQARSHRAVQYGYTAIFFWHNKLRGLEQSLTDPILHPEFTRHLLRRITDTFMALYEPGFQAARGRVDVTQVTDDFGSQSGLLISHSLFTDFYRPEMERAIAMARSYSLKVFHHDDGAMREIIPDLIEMGIDVLNPIQWRCPGMEQEGLARDFGDRLCFHGGVDNQQTLPFGSPDDVWAEVEHNLKTLGANGTGYVVAPCHNIQPNTPTENILALYQAARAMDKVRPTQPAAP
- a CDS encoding DegT/DnrJ/EryC1/StrS family aminotransferase, which produces MQDSVTSNTESVTFDRTIPTGFPPISKEHPVPGEPSLGSWYTEEEVEALLRVMRRSMDWRVGFHPSPEVPQFEQEFARYCGAEYAFACTSAGTALDMAMMALDLEPGDEVICPVATYPGTQTAVIGQGGTLVLGELNPVTYNLDPEDVERRITKRTRAILVVHDHGLSAPIDELEEVARRHPHPKYGPAKVIGDAARACGAGYKGTKVGKKGWMTLFSFHTQKLLVTLGEGGMVTTDDPEAYERIRALGNWGSEKYWGTNYRMSKLQATVGMVQLRRLDYMIERRRDRAHRLLALLRERVPEIVLPTEPEGYYHTWYLMTCLVPKEFAGAKRDALLKWMPENTGVGLVVGNQPTYRYRGRILHHMGFKDEDYPVSADIGDRMFAPPMHPLLTDADLEHIADSLRAGMDYLARSS
- the gcvT gene encoding glycine cleavage system aminomethyltransferase GcvT, with product MSEYWDTFLGAGLKETDPAIRRLIGMEEERQAGRLILIPSESMAPLAVREALGSVFNNIYAEGYPALRMMQDDEELLLDVEHQLAYYRRYSDGRFYKGAEYVDILESLAQRRCADAFANDLVPSQNLYANVQPLSGAVANLAVYDALMDPGDTLMGMDLYMGGHLTHGSQFNISGRRYKVVSYGVGDDGQLDYDRIREQAIEARPSVIVAGFTSYPWAPDWVRFREIADACGAFLMADIAHPAGMAVAGAYPSPVGYADVITFTTHKTLCGPRGAVILTADRDLSRRINAAVFPGIQGGPHPNKFAAMAVAFHIAQTEPFRRLMFRITENARALASSLEKRGLVLAYGGTNTHLLLVDLRQVETPDGLPLRGETAVRILELAGLVANKNTIPGDNVTALGSGVRLGTPWLTQRGMGPEEMDRVADCIARVLTNIHPFCYAGMTCELPRGKIEADVLQEVRRDVAELAGRALTDVPVLAGSSQCSSGDGLAPEGRQLLLVQGRRARSFLREACTGSVSCLAQGQWERTLLLDADGRVVDDVYLCFLGPDSRGRDRYLMAVSAERCAKVKFWLEGLSDGYTVFDREDMQRKVEGPVTVVQVEAQTGEGEIAAAVASLRTVSLAKAVPAATDALALYREGHQGLFALTKPYFVGQAALRPVLPEGDKPEFSWQPSEGREPRRTVLYQEHRRLGGKMIPFAGWDMPVWYTSVGEEHRAVREAAGLFDVSHMGIFEVSGPYATAFLDVVGSNYAGWLQPGQSHYSYLLDPDGNVIDDIMLYCLERGRYLMVVNAANAEKDWAWLNAVNEGRVLIDRRNPAAEVEGRAVLRDLKDPAAGADGRVDIALQGPASLATLQALTEDQRLRDALARVRRTDLIRVTLAGMDLIVARTGYTGEDIAYEIFVHPEDAVRLWNQLLDKGEQFEVKPCGLAARDSTRIEAGLPLYGHELNGPLGILPQEAGFAAYLKAHKPFYIGREPVMARAAASTRQLVRFQVDEPGQRALRGGDQGEPVVNRRGMYIGRVTSAALVGGTQVGMALVDRRYATVGTPLAIFPGAARGAAKAPADLAQGDSVVLPIDATVVTRFPARERRGVPARGG
- a CDS encoding rhodanese-like domain-containing protein, with product METLITPEELRRRLDQGEDITVVDVRPAESYRNGHIRSAIHIPRDRLPSRLEEIPRDRPVVTY